A window from Leptothermofonsia sichuanensis E412 encodes these proteins:
- a CDS encoding CHAT domain-containing protein gives MVCFYRRLLRWCLLFGLGISLCILTAIAEDGMQGQRVALSASAGQLVDQGLNSYQAGRYPEAIAVWEKALTQTTQPGDRAIVQTNLGQAYRRVGKSDRAIAHWEQAIQFYQSNRDVSSQQTVAQLLTEQAQAYSDLGQHQTAIYRLKTAIKLAQKNRDELTEAAAQGALGNAYWALGTYKEALTAHQKSLGLACKLENKGYVTTALNNLGNAFASRSERVRLQATVARQEEDTERETTLTKQADHDNRVALAAYLQSADVSRSISGLAEAKALLNLNRLLRKLPDASPVTMPELACETLNVEALLTPPDRLPGPPAGPSNSQVDLSNPSRIQSRILALLDSEPDSQDKAYGYINLVNNRIERSHGRIERPVNLAEVDPLLQKALTTARNIGDARAESYALGTLAEVYESNRQYDQAISLSRQAQFIAQKIGAGDSLYRWQWQMGRIYKATGQTDEAIKAYEQAVYTLQSLRDSIVGSNKDLQFDFRESVEPVYRQLIGLLLEDQGTEAGGQRPGDREWVTGYGVPGIESKQKLGITGNQPLKTISPPPTPPYSTTYASSSASTRNIARVLDILELLKLAELQNFFGDDCVRVAKDATRAELSPAPDGNNQGTTYGLIDSGAAIIYSIVLEDKTYMVLRLPDGTLKKYPILANVETSEAGTRQLNQSTLSVSESQIEAMITGLRRNLEKRSTEEYWMDAARVYDALIRPMEADLQATNPKTLVFVNDGVLRKVPMAALYDGKQFLIQKYAIATTPSLSLTTRRPFNRNHLRALIMGLTLQQEPFSALPNVERELTEVQKLLGGTKLLNQAFTLKSMQQQLEQTSYSIIHMATHGRFSADPDDTYLLAYGDRITIDQLEEVLRSRRSRDPVELLTLSACQTATGDNRAALGIAGVAVRAGVKSAVATLWFINDEATVPLIQEFYKQLLKPNVTKAEALRQAQLEMIADRDNRQYKHPAVWSPFILIGNWL, from the coding sequence ATGGTTTGCTTTTATCGACGGCTGTTGCGTTGGTGTCTGCTGTTTGGTTTGGGCATCAGTCTTTGCATCCTGACTGCGATCGCTGAAGACGGGATGCAGGGTCAACGGGTGGCACTGTCTGCTTCAGCCGGGCAGTTGGTTGATCAGGGGTTGAATAGCTACCAGGCAGGCAGGTACCCGGAGGCGATCGCGGTTTGGGAAAAAGCCCTGACTCAAACGACCCAACCCGGCGATCGGGCAATTGTGCAAACCAATCTGGGACAGGCTTATCGACGGGTAGGTAAATCTGACAGGGCGATCGCCCATTGGGAACAGGCAATTCAGTTTTACCAGTCCAATCGGGATGTCAGCAGCCAACAAACAGTCGCCCAGCTACTTACCGAGCAGGCCCAGGCATACAGCGATCTGGGACAGCACCAGACTGCCATTTACCGCCTGAAAACTGCCATTAAGCTGGCGCAAAAAAATCGGGATGAACTCACAGAAGCAGCGGCACAGGGAGCACTGGGTAACGCCTACTGGGCACTGGGGACCTATAAAGAGGCACTCACGGCTCACCAGAAAAGCCTGGGGCTTGCTTGCAAGCTAGAGAATAAGGGCTACGTTACCACAGCATTGAATAATCTGGGCAATGCCTTTGCCAGCCGCTCTGAACGTGTTCGCTTACAGGCAACGGTTGCCAGGCAAGAGGAGGACACAGAGCGTGAAACAACGTTGACCAAACAGGCAGATCATGACAATCGGGTCGCCCTGGCGGCTTACCTGCAAAGTGCGGACGTCAGCCGCTCAATCAGTGGTCTGGCAGAAGCCAAAGCCCTGCTGAACCTGAATCGTCTGCTTCGGAAACTGCCAGATGCTTCACCTGTGACGATGCCAGAACTGGCCTGTGAAACCTTAAATGTAGAGGCATTGCTGACTCCACCTGACAGGCTCCCGGGACCGCCTGCTGGTCCCTCAAACTCCCAGGTAGATTTGAGCAACCCATCTCGCATCCAATCTCGTATTCTGGCTTTATTAGACTCAGAACCCGATTCCCAAGACAAGGCATATGGCTATATCAATCTGGTCAATAACCGAATTGAGCGATCGCACGGCAGAATTGAACGTCCGGTTAATCTGGCCGAGGTTGACCCCCTGTTGCAAAAAGCCCTGACAACCGCACGAAATATTGGAGATGCCAGAGCAGAGTCCTATGCCCTGGGAACGCTAGCAGAAGTCTATGAGTCGAATCGGCAATACGACCAGGCAATTTCCCTGAGTCGGCAGGCACAGTTTATAGCCCAGAAGATTGGAGCAGGGGACAGCCTCTATCGCTGGCAGTGGCAAATGGGGCGCATTTACAAAGCCACCGGACAAACAGATGAGGCGATCAAGGCTTATGAACAGGCCGTCTATACCCTGCAAAGCCTGCGGGACAGCATTGTGGGGTCCAACAAAGATCTGCAATTTGACTTTCGTGAATCCGTAGAGCCGGTTTATCGGCAGTTGATTGGGCTGTTGCTGGAGGATCAGGGGACAGAGGCCGGGGGACAGAGGCCGGGGGACAGAGAATGGGTTACGGGGTATGGGGTACCGGGGATCGAGAGTAAACAAAAGTTGGGGATAACTGGCAACCAGCCCCTAAAAACAATTTCTCCTCCACCCACCCCTCCCTATTCGACAACCTACGCTTCCTCAAGTGCCAGTACTCGCAATATTGCTAGAGTGCTGGATATCCTAGAGCTTCTGAAGCTGGCTGAGTTGCAAAACTTTTTTGGGGATGACTGTGTTCGAGTGGCGAAAGATGCCACCAGAGCCGAGCTTTCCCCGGCACCTGATGGCAATAACCAGGGAACCACCTATGGACTGATCGATTCAGGAGCAGCCATCATTTACTCAATTGTGCTGGAAGATAAAACCTATATGGTTTTGCGGCTACCGGATGGAACGCTCAAGAAATATCCTATTCTGGCGAATGTGGAAACATCAGAGGCAGGGACAAGGCAACTGAATCAGTCAACCCTATCAGTCTCGGAAAGTCAGATAGAGGCAATGATCACTGGGTTACGGCGTAATCTGGAGAAACGGTCCACAGAGGAATACTGGATGGATGCTGCCAGGGTTTATGATGCCCTCATCCGCCCGATGGAGGCAGACTTACAGGCAACAAATCCGAAAACGCTGGTTTTTGTGAATGATGGCGTGTTGCGGAAGGTGCCAATGGCAGCACTCTATGATGGCAAACAGTTTTTGATTCAAAAGTACGCGATCGCAACCACTCCCAGCCTCAGCCTCACCACCCGGCGTCCGTTTAACCGCAACCATCTGCGGGCACTGATTATGGGATTGACCTTACAGCAGGAACCCTTTAGTGCATTGCCCAATGTGGAAAGGGAGCTAACTGAGGTTCAAAAACTTTTAGGAGGAACCAAGCTCCTGAACCAGGCATTTACCCTCAAGAGTATGCAACAGCAGTTAGAACAGACGAGCTACTCCATCATTCACATGGCAACCCATGGCAGGTTCAGTGCAGACCCTGATGATACGTATCTCCTGGCATATGGCGATCGCATCACGATTGATCAGTTGGAAGAAGTTTTGCGATCGCGCCGCAGCCGTGACCCGGTAGAACTCCTGACCCTGAGTGCGTGCCAGACTGCCACTGGTGACAACCGGGCTGCCCTGGGCATTGCCGGAGTTGCTGTTCGGGCAGGGGTTAAGAGTGCGGTTGCAACCCTGTGGTTTATCAATGATGAAGCAACCGTTCCGCTGATCCAGGAGTTTTACAAGCAACTTCTGAAACCCAATGTCACCAAAGCCGAGGCGCTCAGGCAAGCCCAGCTAGAAATGATTGCTGATCGGGACAACAGGCAATACAAGCATCCGGCAGTCTGGTCGCCCTTTATTCTGATCGGTAACTGGCTTTGA
- a CDS encoding NnrU family protein — translation MPDWLTPSHLIMLGLLLIFAIAHSGLAALRPRGEKWIGARLYRVLFALVSLPLATVLIIYFFNHRYDGLQIWQVQGVPGIQTTVWVLSAISFLFLYPATFNLLEIAAIQKPQVHLFETGIIRITRHPQMVGQIIWCVAHTLWLGTSFMLVTSIGLVLHHLFGVWHGDRRLQARYGNAFESLKARTSVIPFLAIIQGKQSFNLVEFLRPAYLGVAAFVLLIWWAHPGLIRATGSIPW, via the coding sequence ATGCCCGACTGGTTAACGCCCAGCCACTTGATTATGCTTGGGCTGTTGCTCATTTTTGCGATCGCCCACAGTGGTCTGGCGGCCCTGCGCCCCCGTGGTGAAAAATGGATAGGTGCCCGTCTTTACCGGGTGCTGTTTGCCCTAGTCAGTCTACCGCTGGCAACAGTGCTGATCATCTATTTCTTCAACCACCGTTATGATGGACTCCAGATCTGGCAGGTGCAGGGAGTACCGGGCATTCAAACCACAGTCTGGGTCTTGTCTGCCATTTCTTTTCTATTTCTCTACCCCGCAACCTTTAACCTGCTGGAGATTGCTGCCATCCAGAAACCCCAGGTTCATCTATTTGAAACGGGTATTATTCGAATTACGCGGCATCCTCAAATGGTAGGGCAAATTATCTGGTGTGTTGCCCATACCTTGTGGCTGGGGACATCGTTTATGCTGGTTACCTCGATTGGGTTGGTCCTGCATCACCTGTTTGGGGTCTGGCATGGCGATCGCCGGCTCCAGGCTCGTTATGGCAATGCATTTGAGTCCTTGAAGGCACGCACTTCTGTGATTCCATTTCTGGCAATCATCCAGGGCAAGCAGTCCTTTAACCTGGTTGAATTCCTTCGACCAGCTTATCTGGGAGTTGCTGCCTTCGTGCTGTTAATTTGGTGGGCACATCCTGGACTGATTCGTGCAACTGGAAGCATACCCTGGTAG
- a CDS encoding thioredoxin family protein yields MGEQTFEREVLESTTPVLVHFGAPWCGPCRMIEPLLNRFQSEWNKGFKFIGINADENLKLSSYYRITTLPTILFFQGGKVIHRLEGLYKRDDLQVELQKFMGMSLQTSASTVSTQPLKPLR; encoded by the coding sequence ATGGGTGAACAAACGTTTGAAAGGGAAGTTTTAGAATCTACAACCCCGGTTCTGGTTCATTTTGGTGCTCCCTGGTGCGGTCCCTGCCGCATGATCGAGCCGCTGTTAAACCGATTTCAATCTGAATGGAACAAAGGCTTCAAGTTTATCGGAATTAATGCCGACGAAAATCTGAAACTGTCCAGCTATTACCGGATCACAACCTTACCAACCATCTTATTTTTTCAGGGGGGTAAGGTCATTCATCGGCTGGAAGGGCTGTATAAACGAGACGACCTCCAGGTAGAACTGCAAAAGTTCATGGGGATGTCTCTGCAAACCAGTGCCTCAACCGTCAGCACCCAGCCATTAAAGCCGCTTAGATAA
- a CDS encoding ribonuclease H-like domain-containing protein yields MASNNFQICDGDLSDEQLADYLKAEAIAVDTETMGLLPQRDRLCLVQLCDSQDHVTVVRIARGQTAAPNLKRLLEAEHILKVFHFARFDIATLRYHLDIYTNPLFCTKIASKLARTYSPKHGLKDLIQELEQVELDKSAQSSDWGNAANLSPEQLRYAANDVRYLLSAQKRLTAMLEREDRWDLAQQCFKCLPTLALLDLMQYQGVFDH; encoded by the coding sequence ATGGCATCGAATAATTTCCAAATTTGTGACGGTGACTTATCAGACGAACAACTGGCTGACTATTTGAAGGCAGAGGCGATCGCAGTCGATACTGAAACCATGGGACTGCTGCCCCAGCGCGATCGCCTCTGCCTCGTCCAACTCTGTGATTCCCAGGATCATGTAACGGTAGTCCGGATTGCCCGTGGGCAGACGGCAGCCCCCAATCTCAAACGGCTGCTGGAAGCGGAACACATCCTCAAGGTTTTTCACTTTGCCCGGTTTGACATTGCCACCCTGCGCTATCACCTGGATATTTATACCAATCCTCTATTCTGCACAAAAATTGCCAGCAAACTGGCACGCACCTATTCGCCCAAGCATGGGCTGAAAGATCTGATTCAGGAACTGGAGCAGGTAGAGCTGGATAAAAGCGCCCAGAGTTCTGATTGGGGAAATGCTGCCAATCTCTCTCCAGAGCAACTTCGTTATGCAGCCAACGATGTACGTTACCTGCTCAGTGCCCAAAAGAGGCTCACTGCCATGCTGGAGCGTGAAGACCGCTGGGATCTGGCACAACAGTGTTTCAAGTGTCTTCCAACCCTGGCACTACTGGACCTGATGCAATACCAGGGGGTGTTTGATCACTAA
- a CDS encoding CAP domain-containing protein → MLSKLTNVVALGTLVTTASLTSASAAPFPTRILWQPAQVPTQRVYQTSASSQSMEQAVLTQINQYRQSRRLPPLTLDSRITSQAQAHSQAMANGRVPFGHSGFQQRVQVITRSIPYAGAAENVFRGMGSQNPATQAVQSWLKSPGHRKNIEGNYDLTGIGIAHNAKGEYYFTQVFIKRR, encoded by the coding sequence ATGCTCTCTAAACTGACTAACGTGGTTGCACTTGGCACCCTGGTAACAACTGCAAGCCTTACGTCTGCCTCTGCTGCACCCTTTCCAACCCGAATCCTCTGGCAGCCTGCCCAGGTTCCGACTCAGCGAGTCTACCAGACATCAGCTTCAAGCCAGTCGATGGAACAGGCAGTTTTAACTCAAATCAACCAGTATCGCCAGAGTCGTCGTCTTCCCCCCTTAACGTTAGATTCTCGCATTACTTCACAGGCCCAGGCTCATAGTCAGGCGATGGCAAATGGCCGGGTTCCCTTCGGGCATAGTGGTTTTCAACAGCGGGTTCAGGTCATTACTCGGTCCATTCCCTATGCAGGGGCGGCTGAAAATGTCTTCCGGGGTATGGGTTCTCAAAACCCCGCCACCCAGGCGGTGCAGAGCTGGCTCAAAAGCCCTGGTCACCGCAAAAACATTGAAGGCAATTATGACCTGACTGGAATTGGCATCGCCCACAATGCAAAAGGTGAGTATTACTTCACGCAAGTTTTCATCAAACGCCGATAA
- the thrB gene encoding homoserine kinase: MRSETVNGAVTVTVPATTANLGPGFDCLGAALTLWNQFTFALRAPTGHPVEITVSGSEAERVKTDTSNLVYQALTRFYDHLNQSPPPVQITIQLGIPLARGLGSSATAIVGGLMGANGLAGFPMTQEQILQMAIDMEGHPDNVVPALLGGCRLAATTPSTGWQICEIPWHPDVVPVVAIPNFELSTQAARQVLPTSYSRGDAVFNAAHLGLLVRGLETGNGIWLNAALQDRIHQPYRQSLIPGYAAVQAAAMDAGAYGMVISGAGPTLLALTTPEGAEAVQSAMESAWVNQGTPALVKVVQLDNQGAIAEVQG; the protein is encoded by the coding sequence ATGAGGTCTGAAACTGTGAATGGGGCAGTTACCGTTACGGTTCCGGCAACCACCGCCAATCTGGGGCCAGGGTTTGATTGTCTGGGGGCTGCCCTGACGCTCTGGAATCAGTTTACCTTTGCTCTACGTGCCCCGACCGGGCACCCGGTTGAAATCACAGTCAGCGGTTCAGAGGCAGAACGGGTCAAGACTGATACTAGCAATCTAGTTTATCAGGCACTGACCCGGTTTTATGATCACCTCAATCAGTCTCCTCCTCCTGTCCAGATCACGATTCAGTTGGGAATCCCCCTGGCACGGGGATTGGGCAGTTCGGCAACCGCAATTGTTGGGGGGCTGATGGGTGCCAATGGACTGGCCGGGTTTCCCATGACCCAGGAACAGATTTTGCAAATGGCGATTGATATGGAAGGACACCCGGATAATGTAGTACCTGCATTACTGGGAGGATGTCGGCTGGCGGCAACCACCCCCAGCACTGGCTGGCAGATCTGTGAGATTCCCTGGCATCCAGATGTGGTGCCAGTTGTTGCTATTCCCAATTTTGAACTTTCAACCCAGGCAGCCCGCCAGGTACTACCCACCAGCTATAGCCGGGGAGATGCGGTCTTCAATGCCGCTCATCTGGGGTTACTGGTGCGTGGCCTGGAAACTGGCAATGGCATCTGGCTGAATGCCGCTCTCCAGGACCGGATCCATCAGCCCTATCGCCAGTCCTTAATTCCTGGCTACGCCGCCGTGCAGGCTGCCGCCATGGATGCTGGTGCCTATGGCATGGTTATTAGCGGAGCGGGACCTACCCTCCTGGCACTGACAACTCCAGAGGGCGCAGAAGCCGTCCAGTCAGCCATGGAAAGTGCCTGGGTAAACCAGGGGACGCCTGCCCTGGTCAAAGTAGTACAACTGGACAACCAGGGGGCGATCGCAGAGGTCCAGGGATAA